From the genome of Corallincola holothuriorum, one region includes:
- a CDS encoding FAD-dependent monooxygenase: MERFELIVVGGGMVGASLALKVAMSGVRVALIEKRPPAEFEPSSPCGLRVSALNRSSESLLETVGAWPELMAMRSHCYRRLSVWQQGGSRTDFDASEVGEAHLGYLVENDLIQRALWNALEQSNVALYTPDSVVELAQESSACHLKLESGAVLQGALVVAADGADSKMRSLAGIGVTGWDYQQHALVVAVKLQQPAPDITWQSYVESGPRAFLPLAEEQASLVWYHYPHEVKRLRSMAPLKLAEAVREAFPDDLPEFEILNQSSFPLKRQHANHYVSGRVVLVGDAAHVINPMAGQGVNLGFQDVIALSEQLAAVQPDEWPQAAQAYERKRRGANLLMMSTMDGLYATFGSDKMPLRILRSVGLWAANRATPLKASALRYAMGLPLI, translated from the coding sequence ATGGAAAGGTTTGAGCTGATAGTTGTGGGCGGCGGCATGGTGGGCGCATCGTTGGCGTTGAAAGTAGCTATGAGTGGCGTGCGAGTAGCCTTGATAGAGAAACGACCGCCAGCAGAGTTTGAACCTAGCAGTCCTTGTGGTTTACGGGTTTCCGCACTTAATCGCAGCTCTGAATCATTGTTAGAGACTGTGGGGGCCTGGCCAGAGCTGATGGCTATGCGCAGCCACTGTTATCGGCGTTTGTCGGTGTGGCAGCAGGGGGGAAGCCGGACTGACTTTGATGCCTCGGAGGTAGGTGAAGCTCACTTAGGCTACCTAGTAGAAAATGATCTGATTCAGCGCGCGTTGTGGAACGCGTTGGAACAGAGCAATGTCGCTCTTTACACACCAGACTCCGTTGTTGAGTTAGCGCAAGAGAGTAGCGCCTGCCATCTCAAGTTAGAGAGCGGGGCGGTGTTGCAAGGGGCGTTAGTGGTGGCGGCGGATGGTGCGGATTCTAAAATGCGTTCGCTGGCCGGTATTGGGGTGACTGGATGGGATTATCAACAACACGCCTTGGTGGTGGCCGTTAAACTGCAGCAGCCTGCCCCTGATATTACCTGGCAATCTTATGTTGAGAGTGGTCCTAGAGCGTTCTTACCATTGGCGGAAGAGCAAGCATCATTGGTGTGGTACCACTACCCGCATGAAGTGAAGAGGTTGCGGTCGATGGCGCCACTGAAGTTAGCGGAGGCGGTCCGAGAAGCGTTTCCAGATGATCTTCCTGAGTTTGAGATCCTGAACCAAAGTAGTTTTCCCCTTAAGCGGCAACATGCTAACCATTATGTGTCTGGGCGAGTGGTGCTGGTGGGGGATGCGGCTCATGTGATTAATCCGATGGCGGGGCAGGGAGTTAATCTGGGATTTCAAGATGTGATCGCTTTGTCTGAGCAGCTAGCTGCAGTGCAGCCTGACGAGTGGCCACAAGCGGCGCAGGCCTATGAGCGCAAACGGCGCGGCGCAAATTTACTGATGATGAGTACCATGGATGGCCTGTATGCGACGTTTGGTAGCGATAAGATGCCGCTGCGGATATTGCGTAGTGTTGGATTGTGGGCAGCCAATAGAGCAACGCCTTTGAAAGCTTCAGCGTTGCGCTATGCCATGGGGTTGCCACTTATTTGA
- a CDS encoding M61 family metallopeptidase, with product MLFSSLQVNAANVSDVQYSISMTDPAHHIADVSITLDADVGTLDLYLPVWRSGKYRILPLANGVRRFSAVDSQQQTLAWMKADKSHWQVDVKHASVITISYQIYANMLSDRVRHIDDSHAFLDASGVFMYSPKHRDLPLSVVLNVPEKWQSRSGMKSLAPHHFVADNYDVLVDSPIESGIHEYHSFSVGDREYGLLFWGRGNHDSQQVITDLKKLDKAAGELWGDYPFNDYLYMVHGTSGARGATEHLNSTIIQFPWYAFHERKDYIRFISTSAHELIHTWNVKAYRPKGLTPYGYQQENYTPLLWIAEGSTSYYDLLLPVRAGVVTEKEFLELFAKELQSYMNRPGKSEMSVAEASFDWWIEGGGDRGHNHSVSIYGEGSLVSWFWDVQLRQSSGGEASWDDLHRALYRGFSVTQGEGYQVADVQKILGDLSGDDISHSWANYVDGTETLDIATLLEHFGLSMEWQHDDAIADAGWKLANKQGRWLVQQVSRGKPAWAAGITADDQILAINGQRLSSASAKSILTQHKPGDSVVVHYFRRDELLRTTMTLQGSKGKLKLVKDKAASPMQQAQYESWTGQPFFEEVASEKPVNSANKE from the coding sequence ATGCTGTTCTCTTCACTTCAAGTGAATGCTGCCAATGTCTCTGATGTGCAATACAGCATAAGCATGACTGATCCCGCGCATCATATTGCTGACGTGTCTATTACTCTTGATGCTGACGTCGGTACTTTGGATCTGTATTTGCCTGTATGGCGAAGTGGTAAATATCGTATTTTACCTTTAGCCAACGGAGTTCGTCGATTTTCTGCGGTCGACTCACAGCAGCAAACACTCGCTTGGATGAAAGCTGATAAAAGTCATTGGCAAGTCGATGTTAAGCATGCTTCTGTGATCACCATTTCTTATCAAATCTACGCAAACATGTTGAGTGATAGAGTCCGTCATATTGATGATAGCCACGCTTTTCTTGATGCGTCTGGGGTATTTATGTATTCGCCCAAGCACCGAGATTTACCCTTAAGCGTGGTTTTGAATGTCCCTGAAAAGTGGCAATCGCGTAGCGGTATGAAGAGCTTGGCGCCCCATCACTTTGTTGCTGACAACTATGATGTATTGGTTGATTCGCCTATTGAGAGTGGAATTCATGAATATCACAGCTTTAGTGTTGGTGATCGGGAGTACGGCTTATTGTTTTGGGGAAGGGGGAATCACGATAGTCAACAGGTGATCACAGACCTGAAAAAGCTGGATAAAGCCGCAGGGGAGTTGTGGGGAGATTATCCGTTCAACGACTACCTCTATATGGTGCATGGCACCAGCGGAGCACGGGGTGCTACGGAGCATTTGAACTCAACCATCATTCAGTTCCCTTGGTATGCTTTTCATGAGCGCAAGGACTATATCCGCTTTATTTCCACTTCTGCCCACGAATTGATTCATACTTGGAATGTCAAAGCGTATCGACCTAAAGGACTAACGCCTTACGGCTATCAGCAGGAAAATTACACGCCGTTATTGTGGATCGCAGAGGGCTCAACGAGCTACTACGATTTGTTGCTACCAGTGCGTGCAGGGGTGGTAACAGAGAAAGAGTTTCTGGAGCTGTTTGCTAAAGAGTTGCAGTCGTATATGAATCGTCCAGGAAAGTCAGAAATGTCAGTCGCTGAGGCGAGTTTTGATTGGTGGATTGAAGGTGGTGGTGATAGAGGGCATAACCACAGCGTTAGTATCTACGGTGAAGGCTCGTTGGTCTCTTGGTTTTGGGATGTACAGTTGCGTCAAAGCAGCGGTGGTGAAGCTAGTTGGGATGATCTGCATCGCGCGCTCTATCGAGGGTTTTCTGTTACCCAAGGCGAAGGCTATCAAGTGGCGGACGTACAGAAAATCCTCGGTGATTTGAGTGGTGATGATATTTCACATTCTTGGGCAAACTACGTTGATGGCACTGAAACGTTAGACATTGCTACGCTGCTTGAACATTTCGGTTTGAGTATGGAGTGGCAGCATGACGATGCGATTGCTGATGCCGGGTGGAAGTTGGCAAACAAGCAGGGACGCTGGTTGGTTCAACAGGTGAGCCGTGGTAAGCCCGCATGGGCTGCTGGCATAACGGCAGACGATCAGATCTTAGCTATTAATGGCCAGCGTCTTTCTTCCGCGTCGGCTAAGAGTATTCTTACCCAGCATAAACCCGGTGACAGCGTGGTGGTCCATTATTTTCGCCGAGACGAATTGTTAAGAACGACAATGACATTGCAGGGTTCAAAAGGAAAACTAAAACTGGTCAAGGACAAAGCAGCGTCACCGATGCAACAGGCTCAATATGAAAGCTGGACGGGCCAACCTTTTTTCGAAGAAGTTGCTTCTGAAAAGCCGGTTAACAGCGCTAACAAAGAGTAA
- a CDS encoding GNAT family N-acetyltransferase, translating to MELTIRAYEPSDITAVTGMLSTPEVFPNTTRQPYNSVAMVTPLFANPDHTHLLAFSGSTLVAAGSLLTNPNPRRKHSAELALTVAPAWQGKGVGNHMMTVLLQQADRWLNLMRVELTVFTDNEAAIHLYKKHGFETEGVMRADAFKNGEYCDSYAMARLSPSLTND from the coding sequence ATGGAACTTACAATCAGGGCCTATGAGCCCTCAGATATAACCGCGGTCACAGGTATGCTTTCGACACCTGAAGTTTTTCCAAACACCACTCGGCAACCATACAATTCGGTAGCCATGGTCACGCCGTTATTCGCTAATCCAGATCATACTCACTTATTAGCTTTTTCTGGTAGTACACTTGTCGCTGCCGGTAGCTTGCTCACAAACCCAAACCCCCGACGCAAGCATAGTGCGGAACTCGCATTGACTGTGGCCCCCGCTTGGCAAGGTAAAGGGGTAGGAAATCACATGATGACGGTGTTACTTCAACAAGCAGACCGTTGGCTAAACCTAATGAGAGTGGAACTGACCGTCTTTACCGATAACGAGGCAGCCATCCACTTATACAAAAAACATGGTTTTGAGACAGAAGGGGTGATGAGGGCTGATGCATTTAAGAACGGTGAGTATTGTGATAGCTACGCTATGGCACGTCTGTCTCCTTCACTGACAAACGATTAA
- the ychF gene encoding redox-regulated ATPase YchF: MGFKCGIVGLPNVGKSTLFNALTKAGIEAANFPFCTIEPNTGVVPVPDLRLDQLAKIVDPQRILPTTMEFVDIAGLVKGASTGQGLGNKFLANIRETDAIGHVVRCFENDDIVHVEGRIDPADDIDVINTELALSDMESCERAIQRVAKKAKGGDAEAKFEMPVLERVLAHLEEGKMVRALDLTKEEQAAIRYMNFLTGKPTMYIANVNEDGFENNPYLDKVREIAAEENAVVVPVCAAIESEIAELDDEDKAEFMEEMGLEEPGLNRVIRAGYELLHLHTYFTAGVKEVRAWTVKVGATAPQAAGVIHTDFEKGFIRAEIVGFDDYIANNGESGAKEAGKWRLEGKEYIVKDGDVIHFRFNV, translated from the coding sequence ATGGGTTTTAAATGTGGCATCGTTGGTTTGCCTAACGTCGGCAAGTCTACCCTGTTTAATGCACTGACTAAGGCTGGCATTGAAGCAGCCAACTTCCCGTTTTGTACTATCGAGCCCAACACGGGCGTGGTACCCGTTCCAGATCTACGCTTGGATCAACTGGCTAAGATCGTAGATCCGCAGCGCATATTGCCGACAACAATGGAGTTCGTCGATATCGCCGGACTGGTCAAAGGCGCTTCCACCGGCCAAGGGTTGGGTAATAAGTTCCTTGCCAATATCCGTGAAACCGATGCCATCGGCCACGTTGTTCGTTGTTTTGAAAATGATGATATCGTCCACGTCGAAGGGCGTATCGATCCTGCCGATGATATTGATGTGATCAATACCGAATTAGCGCTATCAGATATGGAAAGCTGTGAACGCGCCATTCAGCGTGTAGCTAAAAAAGCCAAAGGTGGCGATGCTGAAGCCAAGTTCGAGATGCCAGTTCTTGAGCGGGTCCTTGCCCACCTCGAAGAGGGCAAAATGGTGCGCGCCTTGGATCTTACCAAGGAAGAGCAAGCCGCTATCCGCTACATGAACTTCCTCACCGGCAAACCAACCATGTACATTGCCAACGTCAATGAAGATGGCTTCGAAAACAACCCATATCTAGATAAAGTTCGTGAGATTGCAGCAGAAGAAAATGCCGTTGTTGTGCCAGTGTGTGCCGCTATTGAATCAGAAATTGCTGAGCTCGACGATGAAGATAAAGCGGAATTCATGGAAGAGATGGGTCTTGAAGAGCCAGGCTTAAACCGTGTTATCCGTGCAGGCTATGAACTGCTTCATCTGCATACCTATTTTACCGCCGGCGTAAAAGAAGTACGTGCTTGGACGGTAAAAGTCGGCGCTACCGCACCACAGGCGGCGGGTGTGATCCATACCGATTTCGAAAAGGGCTTTATTCGCGCAGAGATCGTTGGCTTTGACGACTATATTGCTAACAACGGTGAATCCGGAGCAAAAGAAGCGGGTAAATGGCGTTTGGAAGGTAAGGAATATATCGTTAAAGATGGTGACGTGATCCACTTCCGCTTTAACGTCTAA
- the pth gene encoding aminoacyl-tRNA hydrolase: MSKDILLIVGLGNPGPEYQRTRHNAGEWYVEELARSHGATLKAESKFYGRTAQIQLNGETVRLLIPSTFMNRSGQAVGALANFYRIAPEQVLVAHDEMDMPPGVAKFKQGGGHGGHNGLKDIIARLANNKNFHRLRIGIGHPGDKNLVTGYVLGKAPSKEQDQIDQAIDEAVRCTDILVKDGLVKAMNRLHGFKAE, encoded by the coding sequence TTGAGCAAAGATATCCTACTGATTGTGGGCCTGGGTAATCCAGGCCCCGAATATCAAAGAACCCGCCACAACGCCGGTGAATGGTATGTTGAAGAACTTGCCCGTAGCCACGGTGCAACTCTTAAGGCGGAAAGCAAGTTCTATGGGCGCACTGCCCAGATCCAATTGAACGGCGAAACCGTTCGTCTGTTAATTCCATCGACCTTCATGAACCGCAGCGGTCAAGCCGTTGGCGCATTGGCGAATTTTTATCGTATAGCCCCTGAACAGGTGTTAGTCGCCCATGATGAGATGGATATGCCACCCGGAGTCGCCAAGTTTAAGCAAGGCGGTGGCCATGGTGGGCATAACGGACTAAAAGATATTATTGCCCGCTTGGCAAACAATAAGAACTTTCATCGTCTGCGGATCGGTATTGGCCATCCCGGCGACAAAAATCTGGTCACTGGCTATGTACTGGGTAAAGCACCGAGTAAAGAGCAAGATCAGATCGATCAGGCCATTGATGAAGCCGTGCGCTGCACCGACATCCTGGTCAAAGATGGCTTAGTCAAAGCCATGAACAGACTTCACGGCTTTAAAGCCGAGTAA
- a CDS encoding 50S ribosomal protein L25/general stress protein Ctc — protein MSDLYTLDAEIRTDLGKGASRRLRHADKVPAVLYGGDKEAVSLTLAHNKVFKASENEGFYSHILTLNIGGEKVEALLKDVQRHVYKPKIMHLDFLRVDATHEIHTKVPVHFLNEDTSAAVKAGGVVVHHITEVEVACLPKDLPEFIEVDVADLEQGSTLHLSDIKLPEGVVLVELGKGEGHDQALVGIAAPKGAAADDEAEAGDAEEAASEE, from the coding sequence ATGTCTGATCTCTACACTCTGGATGCAGAAATTCGTACAGACCTGGGGAAAGGTGCGAGCCGCCGCCTACGTCACGCGGATAAAGTTCCTGCAGTCCTCTATGGCGGTGACAAAGAAGCCGTTTCGTTGACTTTGGCCCATAACAAGGTATTCAAAGCGTCTGAAAATGAAGGTTTCTATAGCCACATTCTGACCCTGAACATCGGCGGTGAGAAGGTTGAAGCTTTGCTGAAAGATGTTCAGCGTCACGTTTATAAGCCAAAGATCATGCACTTGGATTTCCTGCGCGTTGATGCGACTCACGAAATTCACACTAAAGTACCAGTTCACTTCCTTAACGAAGACACTTCAGCAGCAGTGAAAGCGGGTGGCGTTGTTGTTCACCACATCACTGAAGTAGAAGTTGCTTGTTTGCCTAAAGATCTGCCTGAGTTCATCGAAGTTGATGTTGCTGACTTGGAGCAAGGCTCAACTCTGCACCTGTCCGACATTAAACTGCCAGAAGGCGTTGTTTTAGTTGAACTGGGCAAAGGCGAAGGTCACGACCAAGCATTGGTTGGTATTGCTGCACCGAAAGGCGCTGCTGCTGACGACGAAGCTGAAGCTGGCGATGCTGAAGAAGCAGCCTCTGAGGAATAA
- a CDS encoding ribose-phosphate pyrophosphokinase, protein MPDMKLFAGNATPELAEKIAERLYIKLGSATVGRFSDGEISVEVKENVRGLDIFIIQSTCAPTNDNLMELIVMVDALRRASAGRITAVIPYFGYARQDRRVRSQRVPITAKVVADFLSSVGVDRVLTVDLHAEQIQGFFDVPVDNVFGTPILLNDLKQKQFEAPIVVSPDIGGVVRARAMAKLLETDLAIIDKRRPQANVSQVMNIIGDVEGRDCILVDDMIDTGGTLCKAAEALKSHGAKRVFAYATHPVFSGSAIDNIRDSVIDEVVVTDTIPLHPDMAKLPNVRQLTMSGLLAEAIRRVSNEESISAMFS, encoded by the coding sequence GTGCCTGATATGAAGCTTTTTGCCGGAAACGCTACACCGGAACTCGCAGAAAAGATTGCCGAACGTCTTTACATCAAACTGGGTTCCGCCACTGTCGGCCGTTTCAGTGACGGTGAAATCAGCGTAGAGGTTAAAGAAAACGTCCGTGGTCTGGATATCTTTATTATCCAATCCACCTGTGCACCGACCAATGACAATCTCATGGAATTGATTGTTATGGTTGACGCCCTGCGTCGCGCCTCAGCTGGCCGAATCACTGCGGTAATCCCCTACTTTGGTTATGCCCGCCAGGATCGTCGCGTACGCTCACAACGTGTACCTATCACAGCCAAAGTGGTTGCTGACTTCCTGTCTAGCGTTGGTGTAGACCGCGTATTGACCGTTGACCTTCATGCTGAGCAGATCCAGGGCTTCTTCGACGTCCCTGTTGATAACGTATTCGGTACACCTATCTTGCTCAACGATCTCAAGCAAAAGCAGTTTGAAGCACCGATTGTTGTGTCTCCCGATATTGGCGGCGTTGTACGCGCACGCGCCATGGCGAAGCTGTTAGAAACCGACCTCGCGATCATCGACAAGCGTCGCCCACAAGCCAACGTGTCTCAAGTAATGAATATCATTGGTGATGTGGAAGGCCGCGACTGTATCTTAGTTGATGACATGATCGATACCGGTGGTACACTTTGTAAAGCAGCCGAAGCATTGAAGTCTCACGGCGCTAAACGTGTATTTGCCTACGCAACTCACCCTGTCTTTTCAGGCAGTGCGATCGACAACATCCGTGACTCCGTGATTGATGAAGTCGTTGTCACAGACACTATTCCGCTGCACCCAGACATGGCAAAACTGCCTAATGTTCGCCAGCTCACCATGAGCGGTCTGTTGGCCGAAGCGATCCGTCGCGTCAGCAATGAAGAATCGATTTCAGCGATGTTTAGTTAA
- the ispE gene encoding 4-(cytidine 5'-diphospho)-2-C-methyl-D-erythritol kinase — MKAQTTNTALTLPSPAKLNLFLHINGRRTDGYHELQTVFQFVDYGDTLRFHLRSDGELTLSPSLPGVADADNLIIKAAKKLQQATECTLGADIKLEKRLPMGGGIGGGSSNAATTLHGLNQLWQLGLSEAQLADIGLSLGADVPVFVRGKAAYAEGVGEKLRPVTLPEPWYVVLRPDCHVSTAEVFCDPALPRNTKKLEKLPEDLWQLNNDCQKLVCDKHPVVEKALQWLLEYAPARMTGTGSCVFAQFDSQIQANACLAAAADTYQGFVAQGINSSPLLKYLNT, encoded by the coding sequence ATGAAAGCGCAAACAACGAACACGGCACTGACACTGCCCAGTCCAGCCAAACTGAATCTGTTTTTACACATCAATGGCCGCCGCACTGATGGCTACCATGAATTGCAAACAGTGTTTCAGTTTGTGGATTACGGCGACACCTTACGCTTTCACTTGCGCAGTGATGGCGAACTCACTTTATCCCCATCATTACCTGGGGTGGCTGATGCCGACAATTTAATTATAAAAGCAGCCAAAAAACTGCAGCAAGCAACTGAATGCACGCTAGGCGCTGACATTAAATTGGAAAAACGGCTACCAATGGGCGGTGGTATTGGCGGAGGCTCCTCAAACGCAGCGACAACGCTCCATGGTCTCAATCAGCTTTGGCAACTAGGGTTATCTGAAGCGCAGCTAGCAGATATAGGCCTGTCTCTTGGCGCCGACGTACCGGTGTTTGTCCGTGGTAAAGCCGCCTACGCCGAAGGTGTCGGTGAAAAATTACGCCCAGTGACATTGCCAGAACCTTGGTACGTGGTATTACGGCCTGATTGCCATGTCAGCACCGCAGAGGTGTTCTGCGATCCGGCCTTACCAAGAAATACAAAAAAACTGGAGAAACTGCCCGAAGATTTGTGGCAGCTCAACAATGATTGTCAAAAACTGGTGTGTGACAAGCACCCTGTGGTTGAAAAGGCCTTACAGTGGTTGCTAGAATACGCGCCGGCTAGGATGACGGGGACAGGCAGCTGTGTTTTTGCACAGTTTGACAGTCAAATACAGGCAAATGCCTGCCTTGCTGCAGCAGCCGATACCTACCAAGGCTTTGTTGCACAAGGTATCAACTCATCTCCTCTGCTAAAGTATCTGAATACGTAA
- the lolB gene encoding lipoprotein insertase outer membrane protein LolB, producing the protein MRSAFHCFRPYAATSLLLFFSLFLFGCPQTPVVEAPEVADPAQAFAQHQQSLTTLSHWQVRGKVAIKTAEESNTANLNWQLAGADYKLMLTSFIGTSLMELEGDKYQAVLKVDGETYHSRAPERLIYQTTGWRLPVSTLPDWILGRLSQPNAKHVLDSSGKLASQSLQTDDGLLWQIDYREYQQAGGHWLPRKMTIHGPEITIKLVISKWELQDQ; encoded by the coding sequence ATGAGATCTGCATTTCACTGTTTTCGCCCTTACGCTGCCACCAGCTTATTGCTTTTTTTCAGCCTGTTTTTATTCGGTTGCCCGCAAACTCCTGTCGTGGAAGCCCCGGAGGTCGCGGATCCTGCACAAGCTTTTGCCCAGCACCAGCAATCACTGACAACGCTGTCACACTGGCAGGTGCGTGGCAAAGTAGCGATCAAAACAGCTGAAGAATCCAATACGGCAAATCTCAACTGGCAACTTGCTGGGGCTGACTACAAGTTAATGCTCACCAGCTTCATTGGTACCTCTTTAATGGAGCTTGAAGGTGATAAATACCAAGCGGTATTAAAAGTCGATGGCGAAACCTATCACTCCCGCGCACCAGAACGTCTGATCTACCAAACAACAGGCTGGCGCCTCCCTGTCAGCACCCTCCCCGATTGGATCTTAGGACGACTCAGTCAGCCAAACGCAAAACATGTGTTAGACAGTAGCGGCAAGCTTGCCAGTCAATCGTTGCAAACCGACGACGGTTTACTTTGGCAAATAGACTATCGTGAGTATCAACAAGCAGGTGGCCATTGGCTGCCAAGAAAAATGACCATACACGGCCCAGAGATCACGATTAAATTGGTGATCAGCAAGTGGGAACTCCAAGATCAATGA
- the hemA gene encoding glutamyl-tRNA reductase — protein MALYAFGINHKTASVSVREQVAFSPDTLVDATRALQANNGVHEAAIVSTCNRTEIYCHADDGLAENLAAWWANYHGLPQALLNDCLYQYQDNDAVRHLMRVASGLDSLVLGEPQILGQAKQAYASARAANTLGTILDRLFQQAFSVAKRVRSETEIGASAVSVAYAAVNLAKHIFGSLDKSRVMLVGAGETIELVAQHLAEQGVRQIVVANRTVPRALELADRFHGEALTLSQIPERMAGADIVISSTAAPLPIIGTGMVSAALAERKRAPMLLVDLAVPRDIEAQVGDLDDAYLYTVDDLQGIVEQNVASRQEAAAEGEQIIADYVVAFEGWLRGQSAVDTIRSYRQLAEETRDELLERALKNLQSGVSPEQVLNELAYKLTNRLIHSPTRALTDAGQAGELEKLNLIRDVLGLDLIKNG, from the coding sequence ATGGCGCTATACGCCTTCGGTATTAATCATAAAACCGCTTCGGTTTCGGTCAGAGAGCAGGTGGCATTTTCGCCCGACACTCTGGTCGATGCGACGCGTGCGTTGCAGGCGAATAATGGTGTCCACGAGGCTGCTATTGTATCGACCTGTAACCGTACCGAGATCTATTGTCATGCTGACGATGGGTTGGCTGAAAACCTGGCTGCCTGGTGGGCAAATTATCATGGATTACCCCAAGCGCTGCTGAATGACTGTCTCTATCAATATCAGGATAATGACGCAGTGCGTCATTTGATGCGGGTTGCCAGTGGGCTCGATTCCTTGGTACTGGGTGAGCCACAGATCTTGGGGCAGGCAAAGCAGGCGTACGCATCAGCGCGAGCGGCGAATACGCTGGGTACTATTTTAGATCGCCTTTTTCAGCAAGCGTTTAGCGTGGCCAAACGGGTGCGTAGTGAAACTGAAATTGGTGCCAGCGCAGTTTCTGTCGCCTATGCCGCAGTGAATCTGGCGAAGCATATTTTTGGCTCGTTGGATAAAAGCCGGGTGATGTTAGTGGGAGCGGGTGAGACCATCGAACTGGTGGCGCAGCATCTGGCGGAGCAAGGCGTGCGCCAGATAGTTGTAGCAAATCGAACGGTACCGCGGGCGTTGGAGTTGGCTGATCGTTTTCATGGCGAAGCGCTGACGCTTAGTCAGATCCCCGAGCGCATGGCGGGTGCCGATATTGTCATCAGTTCGACTGCTGCGCCGCTGCCAATCATTGGCACCGGCATGGTCAGTGCCGCACTTGCTGAGCGTAAACGCGCGCCGATGTTGCTGGTTGATCTGGCCGTTCCTCGAGATATCGAGGCACAGGTGGGAGATCTTGATGATGCTTACCTCTATACTGTCGACGATTTACAAGGGATCGTGGAGCAGAATGTGGCCTCCCGCCAAGAGGCTGCGGCGGAGGGAGAGCAGATCATTGCGGATTACGTGGTCGCCTTTGAAGGATGGCTGCGTGGTCAAAGTGCGGTAGACACCATTCGTTCTTACCGTCAACTTGCTGAAGAGACCCGTGACGAGTTACTGGAGCGGGCATTGAAGAATTTGCAGTCAGGGGTTTCACCTGAACAGGTGTTGAATGAACTGGCTTATAAATTGACCAACCGACTTATCCATTCTCCGACCCGGGCGTTAACTGACGCAGGACAGGCGGGCGAATTGGAAAAACTCAATCTAATAAGAGATGTACTGGGCTTAGATCTGATTAAGAACGGCTAA
- the prfA gene encoding peptide chain release factor 1 codes for MKPSIYAKLEALNERYEEVQALLGDPGTIADQDRFRALSKEYSQLEEVIQGFHRYQQAEQDLEAAEEMLKDDDPEMREMAQDEFKEAKSAVEQLSDELQILLIPRDPKDDNNAYLEIRAGAGGDEAAIFAGDLYRMYGRYAEQLGWKMELVSANEGEHGGYKEVIARVVGSGVYGRMKFESGGHRVQRVPETESQGRIHTSACTVAVMPEVPEAEAIEINSGDLRVDTFRASGAGGQHVNKTDSAIRITHIPTGVVVECQDERSQHKNRAKAMSVLQARLQAAEDEKRQAEEDTMRRSLVASGDRSERIRTYNFPQGRVSDHRINLTLYRLAEVMEGELDAVLQPIIQEHQADLLAALAQDN; via the coding sequence ATGAAACCATCTATCTACGCAAAATTAGAAGCGCTGAATGAGCGCTATGAAGAAGTACAGGCGCTATTGGGTGATCCTGGCACCATTGCTGATCAAGACCGCTTTCGCGCGTTGTCGAAAGAATACTCTCAGCTTGAAGAAGTGATCCAAGGATTCCATCGTTATCAGCAGGCCGAGCAAGATCTGGAAGCGGCTGAAGAGATGCTTAAAGATGATGATCCCGAAATGCGCGAGATGGCGCAGGACGAGTTTAAAGAAGCAAAGTCTGCGGTAGAGCAGCTCTCTGATGAGTTGCAGATCTTGCTGATCCCTCGCGATCCGAAAGATGACAATAACGCCTACCTTGAGATCAGGGCTGGGGCCGGTGGTGATGAAGCCGCGATTTTTGCCGGTGATTTGTATCGTATGTATGGTCGCTATGCCGAGCAGCTGGGTTGGAAGATGGAGCTGGTCAGTGCCAATGAGGGCGAACATGGCGGCTATAAAGAGGTCATTGCCCGCGTTGTCGGCAGTGGTGTCTATGGTCGGATGAAATTTGAATCTGGCGGACACCGTGTGCAACGGGTACCTGAAACTGAGTCGCAAGGACGGATCCATACATCAGCTTGTACTGTGGCGGTGATGCCTGAGGTTCCAGAAGCGGAAGCGATTGAGATCAACTCTGGCGATCTGCGCGTCGATACCTTCCGCGCCAGTGGCGCTGGTGGACAGCACGTTAACAAAACTGACTCGGCAATCCGTATTACTCATATCCCGACGGGTGTTGTGGTTGAGTGTCAGGATGAACGTTCACAGCACAAAAACCGAGCTAAGGCGATGAGCGTGTTGCAGGCTCGACTGCAGGCTGCTGAAGATGAAAAACGCCAGGCCGAAGAAGATACGATGCGTCGCAGCTTAGTAGCAAGTGGCGATCGATCTGAGCGGATCCGTACCTATAACTTCCCCCAAGGGCGGGTTAGCGATCATCGGATTAATCTGACTTTATATCGCTTGGCAGAAGTGATGGAAGGCGAACTAGACGCAGTGTTGCAGCCCATTATCCAAGAGCATCAGGCGGATCTACTCGCTGCGTTGGCGCAAGACAACTAA